The following are encoded in a window of Phycisphaerae bacterium genomic DNA:
- a CDS encoding NAD(P)H-hydrate dehydratase — MKSAPTSSSLVRVRRIPSLPARHSEGHKGDYGRVLVVGGSLGMAGAPALAGMAALRGGAGLVTIAVPACILPTVAALCPCATTMELPATSDGQIDPVASLKIFGRRSLLARGAATPDALVVGPGLGLAPIPYGQQLWALIDAFREGGRCKAVVDADALNLAGLAGGSAPENWDCREHWSTVITPHPGEMARLHGATTREVQADREGFAVRTARLLNARQPEAKCLSVVVLKGAGTVVTDGRRIYVNKTGNPGMATGGSGDVLSGMIAAAMGQGLDCFDAAVFGVQVHGRAGDLAVKAKGQVSLIATDIIEALPGAMKGS; from the coding sequence ATGAAATCGGCTCCGACATCCTCGTCGCTGGTGCGGGTGCGGCGTATCCCTTCATTGCCCGCTCGGCACAGTGAGGGGCACAAGGGCGATTACGGTCGCGTGCTGGTCGTCGGCGGCAGTCTGGGCATGGCCGGTGCTCCTGCCTTGGCGGGCATGGCTGCCCTGCGTGGTGGGGCGGGGCTGGTGACGATTGCCGTACCAGCCTGCATCCTGCCCACGGTGGCGGCGCTCTGCCCTTGTGCCACCACCATGGAACTGCCTGCCACCTCGGATGGCCAGATCGATCCGGTTGCGAGCCTCAAGATCTTCGGTCGACGCTCGCTGTTGGCTCGAGGTGCGGCCACCCCCGACGCCCTCGTGGTCGGGCCTGGTCTCGGTCTCGCACCTATTCCGTACGGCCAGCAGCTCTGGGCGCTGATCGACGCCTTCCGCGAGGGGGGGCGGTGCAAGGCGGTGGTTGACGCTGACGCCCTCAACCTGGCGGGGTTGGCCGGCGGCTCGGCGCCCGAGAATTGGGACTGCCGCGAGCATTGGAGCACGGTGATCACGCCGCATCCCGGCGAGATGGCCCGCCTGCACGGGGCGACCACCCGCGAGGTCCAGGCGGATCGGGAGGGTTTCGCCGTTCGCACCGCCCGGCTGCTCAACGCGCGTCAGCCAGAGGCCAAATGCCTGTCGGTCGTCGTTCTCAAAGGGGCGGGCACCGTGGTTACTGACGGCCGGCGGATCTACGTGAACAAGACCGGCAACCCCGGGATGGCCACCGGCGGAAGCGGCGATGTTCTATCCGGCATGATCGCCGCGGCCATGGGTCAAGGCCTGGACTGCTTCGATGCCGCGGTGTTCGGTGTTCAGGTCCATGGCCGAGCCGGCGACCTCGCCGTCAAGGCCAAGGGCCAGGTGTCGCTCATCGCCACGGACATCATCGAGGCCCTGCCGGGAGCCATGAAAGGGAGTTGA
- a CDS encoding DUF763 domain-containing protein produces the protein MLRSTAHLPLHGGKAPAWLFDRMHRLAGSVVQLIVEDRGPGEMLRRLADPLWFQAFGCVLGFDWHSSGLTTVTCGAIKEAYRRLGDDLGVHVAGGKGGASRKTPDQIADVADRVGLPGDRLIHASRMSAKVDSSAVQDGYQIYTHHFFFAVEDWCVVQQGMNDANGYARRYHWLGSTVEDFVCEPHSAVASPPAGGAGLLNMVARPAAGSRQRSAELARMDPARVLREVSAGPSLFMPAHHPVERADINPRRLERVLRMTCEHQPADFESLLGLPGVGPATIRSLALLSELIYGEPACRLDVTRLWTPTDPAAFSYAHGGKDGHPFPVDRATYDRSIGLLESAVRRAKIDPAGKDQALFRLSAWCGGSSATSLMGEE, from the coding sequence ATGCTCCGCAGCACTGCTCATCTTCCGCTTCATGGTGGGAAGGCTCCGGCCTGGCTGTTCGATCGGATGCATCGGCTGGCCGGGTCGGTTGTGCAGCTCATCGTCGAGGATCGCGGGCCGGGGGAGATGCTGCGGCGGCTGGCCGATCCGCTGTGGTTTCAGGCGTTCGGGTGCGTGCTGGGCTTCGATTGGCATTCCAGCGGACTGACCACGGTAACCTGCGGAGCGATCAAGGAGGCCTACCGGCGACTGGGCGACGATCTCGGCGTGCATGTGGCCGGCGGCAAGGGCGGGGCTTCACGCAAGACGCCGGATCAGATCGCGGACGTGGCGGATCGTGTCGGATTGCCCGGCGACCGGCTCATTCACGCCTCGCGCATGTCGGCCAAGGTGGACAGCAGCGCGGTCCAGGACGGCTACCAGATCTACACCCACCACTTCTTCTTCGCGGTCGAAGACTGGTGCGTGGTCCAGCAGGGCATGAACGACGCCAACGGCTACGCCCGGCGCTACCATTGGCTCGGCAGCACGGTTGAGGATTTCGTGTGCGAGCCGCACAGTGCCGTAGCCTCGCCTCCGGCCGGGGGGGCTGGTCTGCTCAACATGGTGGCCCGACCGGCCGCAGGTTCCCGGCAACGGTCGGCGGAACTGGCCCGCATGGATCCGGCTCGCGTCCTGCGCGAGGTGAGCGCGGGGCCGTCGCTGTTCATGCCCGCCCATCACCCGGTCGAACGGGCGGACATCAATCCCCGGCGCCTGGAGCGCGTTCTGCGGATGACCTGCGAGCATCAGCCGGCCGACTTCGAGTCGCTGCTCGGCCTGCCCGGCGTGGGTCCGGCCACGATTCGCAGCCTCGCTCTGCTGTCGGAGTTGATCTACGGCGAGCCCGCCTGCCGGCTCGACGTCACCCGCCTTTGGACGCCGACCGATCCGGCCGCCTTCAGCTACGCCCACGGCGGCAAAGACGGCCACCCATTCCCCGTGGATCGAGCGACATACGACCGATCGATCGGGCTGCTCGAATCGGCCGTCCGGCGGGCCAAGATCGACCCGGCGGGCAAGGATCAGGCCCTGTTTCGGCTCAGTGCGTGGTGCGGCGGGTCGAGTGCGACGTCCCTGATGGGTGAGGAATGA
- a CDS encoding PhzF family phenazine biosynthesis protein produces the protein MAVREINYRLVDAFTTRRFQGNAAAVVLDAAGLTDAEMQQIALEMNQSETAFALPVDPCGNFDLEIRWFTPVHEERMCGHATIATIHALAEAGRLPAAQPPACEPVRIKTRGGTLTALIDEEHVVWLDLVDPVLTPVPSLPPVLLEHLGIQAESIDGRLAAAKTQDGDLIVFVKDLVTLNGLRPAFRELGDLCQQQRIRGVCVATTATVTPSVAVQSRFFAPAAGIHEDPVTGSVHGPLATHLVASGLVPRVENLAGLRCVQSSGTGRAGLVRVFVQRQGESHWAARIGGSCVTTCAGILYA, from the coding sequence TTGGCCGTCAGGGAGATCAACTACCGCCTGGTCGATGCGTTCACCACCCGGCGTTTCCAGGGCAACGCCGCGGCCGTCGTACTCGACGCCGCCGGCCTGACCGACGCGGAGATGCAGCAGATCGCCCTGGAGATGAACCAGAGCGAAACCGCATTTGCCCTGCCGGTGGATCCATGCGGCAACTTCGATCTCGAGATCCGCTGGTTCACGCCCGTCCACGAGGAGCGCATGTGCGGGCATGCGACCATCGCAACGATCCATGCCCTCGCAGAAGCCGGCCGGTTGCCCGCGGCCCAACCCCCGGCCTGCGAACCTGTCAGAATCAAAACCCGTGGCGGCACACTGACCGCCTTGATCGACGAAGAGCACGTCGTTTGGCTGGATCTGGTGGATCCGGTGCTGACGCCGGTGCCGAGTCTCCCGCCCGTCCTTCTGGAACACCTGGGCATCCAAGCAGAATCGATCGACGGCCGGCTGGCGGCGGCCAAAACCCAGGACGGCGACCTGATCGTCTTCGTCAAGGATCTCGTGACCCTGAACGGCCTGCGACCGGCGTTCCGCGAACTGGGCGATCTATGCCAGCAGCAGCGGATTCGGGGGGTCTGCGTCGCCACCACCGCCACGGTCACACCCTCGGTTGCCGTCCAGTCGCGTTTCTTCGCCCCCGCCGCGGGGATCCACGAGGATCCGGTGACGGGCAGTGTTCATGGTCCTTTGGCCACTCACCTGGTCGCGTCCGGCCTCGTGCCCAGGGTCGAGAACCTGGCCGGGCTGCGCTGCGTTCAGTCCTCCGGCACGGGGCGCGCGGGGCTGGTCCGCGTGTTCGTCCAACGTCAGGGGGAATCCCACTGGGCGGCCAGAATCGGTGGCTCGTGCGTCACGACCTGCGCGGGGATTCTGTACGCCTGA
- the tadA gene encoding Flp pilus assembly complex ATPase component TadA: protein MALLQITTPEGTRVLELAAGQVTIGRSGGSDVVIEDERASRAHCSIHPVAGGTLLRDLGSRNGTKFRGRRIVEQILVPFGEPFTIGQTSLRVFEQSIPPVVPVSPSETTVDAQVDLPVAEVIEEDTLGDEIGPSDQDRLVNEARRELNNLRTTGEDPGFSLNEISLLDHTNKPVHTPQNARTASPAVRTLRLLCYGAIRARATDLHFDPVNDGCQVRFRIDGKMVPVVLLPAGVARSLLSVVKVLSELDITGKHNIQDGSMTIEASRRIDCRVSLTPTMHGEKLVLRVLDSYGVPSHLEELGLSALMLKQIRGLCQLDAGMMLVSGPTGSGKTTTLYTALRAVDSRSRNVVTIEDPIEYHMEGITQIQTNSDKGLTFSHILKSVLRQDPDVILVGEIRDRETAQTAMQAAMTGHLVLTTLHARDTIGSIFRLLDLGVEAYMIANSISLCLAQRLVRVLCPHCKRTYRPKPSQLVKMNMESQGVDLLHTNVGCRRCMNVGYWGRTAVFELLNFNDNLRDALMTTKTIHDIRRAAGEWTYQSLLESACKKVIDGTTTLEEVERIAARD from the coding sequence ATGGCCCTACTCCAGATCACGACGCCCGAAGGCACGCGGGTTCTCGAGCTCGCCGCGGGCCAGGTCACCATCGGGCGGAGCGGCGGCAGCGACGTGGTCATCGAGGATGAGCGGGCCAGCCGGGCGCACTGCAGCATTCACCCGGTGGCCGGTGGAACATTGCTTCGCGATCTGGGCAGTCGAAACGGCACCAAGTTCCGGGGCCGGCGGATCGTCGAGCAGATCCTCGTTCCCTTCGGTGAGCCGTTCACCATCGGCCAGACGTCGCTGCGGGTCTTCGAGCAGTCCATTCCGCCGGTCGTGCCGGTGTCGCCGTCCGAGACCACGGTGGACGCCCAGGTCGACCTCCCGGTGGCCGAGGTGATCGAAGAGGACACCCTGGGGGACGAAATCGGTCCATCGGACCAGGATCGCCTGGTCAACGAGGCCCGCCGCGAGCTGAACAACCTCCGGACCACGGGCGAGGACCCCGGTTTCTCGCTCAACGAGATCTCGCTGCTGGACCATACGAACAAGCCGGTACACACCCCACAGAACGCCAGGACGGCCAGCCCGGCGGTGCGCACCCTCCGGTTGCTCTGTTACGGGGCGATCCGCGCCCGGGCGACCGACCTGCACTTCGATCCGGTCAACGACGGCTGCCAGGTCCGCTTTCGCATTGACGGCAAGATGGTGCCTGTTGTCCTCCTACCGGCTGGCGTCGCCCGGTCGCTGCTCAGCGTGGTCAAGGTCCTGTCCGAGCTCGACATCACTGGAAAGCACAACATCCAGGACGGCAGCATGACCATCGAGGCGAGCCGGCGGATCGACTGCCGCGTGTCGCTGACGCCCACCATGCACGGCGAGAAGCTCGTCCTTCGAGTGCTCGACAGCTATGGTGTTCCATCCCACCTGGAGGAACTGGGCCTCTCCGCCTTGATGCTCAAGCAGATCCGCGGGCTCTGCCAGCTCGACGCCGGCATGATGCTGGTCAGCGGCCCGACCGGCAGCGGCAAGACAACGACCTTGTACACCGCCCTCCGGGCTGTCGACTCCAGGAGCCGCAACGTGGTTACCATCGAGGATCCGATTGAGTACCACATGGAGGGCATTACTCAGATCCAGACCAACAGCGACAAGGGGCTGACCTTCAGTCACATCCTCAAGTCGGTGCTACGCCAGGACCCCGACGTCATCCTGGTGGGCGAAATCCGCGATCGCGAGACCGCCCAGACGGCCATGCAGGCGGCCATGACCGGACACCTGGTCCTCACCACCCTGCATGCCCGCGATACCATCGGATCCATCTTCCGGCTGCTCGACCTGGGCGTCGAGGCGTACATGATCGCCAACTCGATTTCGCTGTGCCTGGCTCAGCGGCTGGTTCGTGTGCTCTGCCCGCACTGCAAGCGGACCTACCGGCCCAAACCCAGCCAACTGGTCAAGATGAACATGGAGAGCCAGGGTGTCGATCTGCTGCACACCAACGTCGGCTGCCGCCGGTGCATGAATGTCGGATACTGGGGCCGGACCGCGGTCTTCGAGCTGCTCAACTTCAACGACAACCTGCGCGACGCTCTCATGACCACCAAGACCATCCATGACATTCGCCGCGCCGCCGGTGAATGGACCTACCAGAGCCTGCTGGAAAGTGCCTGCAAGAAGGTCATTGACGGCACGACCACGCTTGAAGAAGTGGAGCGCATCGCGGCCAGGGATTGA